The nucleotide window CACGCCGAGGCCCGAGGGCCCGTCGGGCAAATCCACGAAAGCGGCGCCGCCCTTCTTGAACGCGAGTCGCTCACCGTGCGCGGCGCCGAGCAGGCGGGCAAGGAGCGCCGAGAGCGTGGGCTCGTGGCCCACGATCGCCACTGTCGCGCCGGCTGGATGCGCGCCGAGCGCGGCCACGATGCCGTCGAGGCTCTCGTGAGCGAGAGCCGGCTCGATCGTGGGCTCGATGCGCTTGAAGGCCCGCGCGGCGATGTCGGCCGTCGCCCGCGCGCGCGGCAGCGGGCTCGTCAGCAGCACATCGGGCCGACGGGCGATGCGGGCGAGCCCCTTGGCGGCCACGGTGAACTTGGCCTTGCCCTTCGGCGTGAGGGGACGCTCGTCGTCAGGAACGCCGGGCGTGCCCCTGGGCACAGCGGCGGCATGACGGACGAGCAGGAGCCTCACCTCACACCTGCCCCCCTACCGGCGCCGCAGATGCGAGGTCGAGCGGGTGACGCGCGCGATGACCGAATTGTCCACGACGTTCATCTGCACGAGCCGCTTGTTCCCGTCGGCCACAGCGCTGACGATCGTCGGATATGTCTCGTGGGACTCCTCGATGATCTCGCCGGCGTAGTTAATGATGCGCCAGCGCCAATCCGGGCTCTCCGGAGTCGAGAACGCTGCGACCTGCATGGTCGACTCCTGCCTACCAGCGGCCGCCGCCGCCCCCCCGATTTCCACCACCACCACCACCGCCGCCGCTCCGGTACCCGCCGCCGCTCCGGGCGCCGCCCGAGCCCGAGGGATTGGCCAGCTCGACCTTCAGCGTCCGGCCATCCACTTCCTGCCCATTGAACTTCTTCACAGCCTCGGTAGCCTCTTCGACCGTCGAC belongs to Candidatus Methylomirabilota bacterium and includes:
- a CDS encoding RNA-binding protein encodes the protein MAQKLFIGGLSFSTSDERLRELFAAAGTVESAAVVTDRDTGRSRGFGFVEMSTVEEATEAVKKFNGQEVDGRTLKVELANPSGSGGARSGGGYRSGGGGGGGGNRGGGGGRW
- a CDS encoding histidine phosphatase family protein, producing MRLLLVRHAAAVPRGTPGVPDDERPLTPKGKAKFTVAAKGLARIARRPDVLLTSPLPRARATADIAARAFKRIEPTIEPALAHESLDGIVAALGAHPAGATVAIVGHEPTLSALLARLLGAAHGERLAFKKGGAAFVDLPDGPSGLGVLLWFLKPKVLRALAGD